From a region of the Hyalangium minutum genome:
- a CDS encoding TVP38/TMEM64 family protein, producing the protein MMSHEQERLLEADTQGRRVLGWAVLGVLLLAAILVPFFLWEDRIAAATEAFLAEPHARWVIAGVLGGLLAADIVLPVPSSIVNTAAGSLLGFWGGVGAAWAGLMVSTVVGYFLGKGASATALHRLVGSQASRGTVAGADGTWTLVVFRTVPVLAEASVILAGFRRMPLRRFLVACALSNLGVAAAYSAIGAYAMDVGSFLLAFAGAIGVPALGMLLTRRLKASAAAPSASERARS; encoded by the coding sequence ATGATGTCTCATGAGCAGGAGCGGCTCCTGGAGGCAGACACCCAGGGACGCAGGGTGCTGGGCTGGGCGGTGCTGGGCGTGCTGTTGCTGGCGGCCATCCTGGTCCCCTTCTTCCTCTGGGAGGACCGCATCGCAGCGGCCACCGAAGCATTTCTGGCCGAGCCCCATGCGCGCTGGGTGATCGCCGGGGTGCTCGGGGGCCTGCTGGCGGCGGACATCGTGCTGCCAGTGCCGTCCAGCATCGTGAACACGGCGGCTGGGAGCCTGCTGGGGTTCTGGGGTGGAGTGGGGGCGGCGTGGGCCGGGCTGATGGTGAGCACCGTGGTGGGGTACTTCCTGGGCAAGGGAGCCAGTGCCACGGCGCTGCATCGGCTCGTGGGAAGCCAGGCCTCTCGCGGCACGGTCGCCGGGGCAGATGGAACCTGGACGCTTGTGGTGTTCCGGACCGTGCCCGTGCTGGCGGAGGCCTCGGTCATCCTCGCCGGCTTCCGCCGCATGCCGCTGCGGCGCTTCCTGGTGGCCTGTGCCCTGTCGAACCTGGGCGTCGCGGCGGCCTACTCGGCCATTGGGGCCTATGCGATGGATGTGGGCTCGTTTCTTCTCGCGTTTGCCGGCGCCATCGGCGTGCCAGCCCTGGGCATGTTGCTCACGCGGAGGCTCAAGGCCTCGGCAGCGGCCCCTTCCGCAAGTGAGAGGGCCAGAAGCTGA
- a CDS encoding choice-of-anchor A family protein, with product MRRSYRGHGLALLGMLGWLACSTVEDQDPTRSPAPDAERALQPLSSGGVELTTNSIQGTVRFTNENPAILTLLEEDGWTSGTVSASSLSPTGYSASTSSVAFTHPWEYTFEMLVEAGAGGDSGVNYSVSAVHSGLGFTPAQVNVRNRVLQPDPSVVTLEQCIGVIRFIGGTDETCTTRRNIYHVSLGGYSGYTQPEPEANAFIAYLPAGSHPPQWFGYWLFAEEGLRWSSGITDLSVACDEIRTLCLPMPPPPPPPPPPPLQGSLTGPWEIVGETANRQYTWALGAGYNFMIDDTPLAPISDPSSWWTIPNLNEGTYSEASIAYLGAGLDAQQAYTGFALYDGHVVGNQTTPVTRVIDGETRYPFVMHPAYVYGSLRLVDPYVSQHPGARSALQSLHFGISDTDPPGYPGCFSCGTLLNTQGSTGNSNVAAFRGSFDPSTGQLVSAYEQVLLSPYDLPTRWVQDSLLLSFRSSAGDTDPTRHLNGELTLRQAQNSAELAAGDRFRVDHEYCFNEIDLEFWNTQSRFFQPLVTVTGSFTGSDWRGQAASYTAEGTSRGTPLTYETAAPQGSLHLTIPQGTYTLAPSAQMVNSAGQVNSANFAPISMQLGCGQRLKVVPPLTVSLSPLPGCAQSSSATVTGVVRSGPALVDRVWYRLNGGPEVVLCQSCGTDPSFSFTVPLQACGNSVEVLAFTDGMPEPAVGYQQLIWDDPADGPSCSGAYCVNRPPVARCRSATLSVGPACGPLSASINDGSFDPDSGDTVTCVQSPTGPYGVGSRRVTLTCTDSTGLSSSCAAQVTILDGTAPVLHCPASVPTCPGESGTVTGVTATDSCGAAPAVTCSTSASQVTCTATDVAGNSASCAFTCGGGGDDGGGGDDGGGGDDGGGGTGCIDVQLNDFNLFVLEDYSGGHDVQGKVAAGGHITMTDFAVGAGVSDTSIAQTLVAGGNLSLSRGGVWGDAWHGGSYSADPSVSFSRGTVSQGTPIDFTARGAQLRNLSSRLAALPANGTTVRESWGGVMLSGTDPNVNVFDVDASAFTGAVLLSVQAPANSLAILNIRGASARFSGFGHSFSGGIDQHGVLFHFVDATAITAQGYGFWGTVLAPHAAVDFSNGSFDGGIYARSFTGSAEGHVNVLYDRTVCPSAPVSSP from the coding sequence ATGAGGCGGTCGTATCGAGGCCATGGGCTCGCGCTCCTGGGAATGTTGGGATGGCTGGCGTGCAGCACTGTCGAGGATCAGGACCCCACCCGCTCCCCTGCGCCTGATGCCGAGCGCGCGCTGCAGCCGCTCTCGAGCGGGGGCGTGGAGCTGACCACCAACAGCATCCAGGGCACGGTTCGCTTCACGAACGAGAACCCCGCCATCCTCACGCTGCTGGAGGAGGACGGCTGGACCTCTGGCACGGTGTCCGCCTCCAGCCTGTCTCCGACGGGCTACAGCGCCTCGACCAGCAGCGTCGCCTTCACCCATCCCTGGGAATACACCTTCGAGATGCTCGTCGAGGCTGGCGCTGGAGGAGACTCCGGCGTGAATTACTCCGTCTCTGCCGTCCACTCGGGCCTGGGCTTCACCCCCGCGCAGGTGAACGTCCGGAACCGGGTCCTCCAGCCAGATCCTTCCGTCGTCACCCTGGAGCAGTGCATCGGTGTGATCCGCTTCATCGGAGGCACGGACGAGACGTGCACGACCCGCCGGAACATCTACCACGTGTCGCTGGGCGGCTACTCCGGCTACACCCAGCCGGAGCCCGAGGCCAATGCGTTCATCGCTTATCTCCCGGCCGGGTCTCACCCGCCCCAGTGGTTCGGGTATTGGCTCTTCGCGGAGGAGGGACTCCGGTGGTCATCCGGGATCACGGATCTGAGCGTGGCCTGCGATGAGATCCGCACCCTCTGCCTTCCCATGCCGCCCCCGCCGCCGCCCCCGCCACCTCCGCCCTTGCAGGGCTCGCTCACAGGCCCCTGGGAGATCGTCGGCGAGACCGCCAACCGGCAATACACGTGGGCCTTGGGTGCTGGGTACAACTTCATGATCGATGACACGCCACTGGCCCCTATTAGCGATCCCAGCTCGTGGTGGACCATCCCGAACCTGAATGAGGGCACTTACAGCGAAGCCTCGATCGCCTATCTGGGGGCGGGCCTCGACGCGCAACAAGCGTACACCGGGTTTGCGCTTTACGATGGCCACGTGGTGGGAAACCAGACGACTCCCGTGACGCGGGTGATCGATGGCGAGACGCGCTACCCCTTCGTCATGCATCCCGCGTATGTCTATGGCTCCCTCCGGCTGGTGGATCCCTACGTCTCGCAGCACCCGGGAGCCCGAAGCGCGCTGCAGTCCCTGCACTTCGGCATCAGTGACACCGACCCCCCAGGGTATCCCGGCTGCTTCTCCTGCGGCACCCTGCTCAACACCCAAGGAAGTACCGGGAACAGCAATGTCGCTGCGTTCCGGGGGAGCTTCGATCCGTCCACCGGCCAGCTCGTGTCTGCCTACGAGCAGGTCCTGCTGAGCCCCTATGACTTGCCGACGCGGTGGGTGCAGGACTCCCTCCTGCTGAGCTTCCGCTCCTCTGCGGGAGACACGGATCCCACCCGCCACCTGAATGGCGAACTCACGCTCCGGCAGGCGCAGAACAGCGCGGAGCTGGCGGCGGGCGACCGCTTCCGCGTCGATCACGAGTACTGCTTCAATGAGATCGATCTGGAGTTCTGGAACACGCAGTCCCGCTTCTTCCAACCCCTCGTCACGGTGACGGGCTCGTTCACGGGCTCGGACTGGCGGGGGCAGGCAGCTTCCTACACGGCCGAGGGCACCTCCCGCGGAACGCCACTCACCTACGAGACGGCCGCGCCTCAGGGCTCGCTGCACCTGACGATCCCGCAGGGCACCTACACGCTGGCGCCGAGCGCCCAGATGGTGAACTCCGCCGGCCAGGTGAACAGCGCCAACTTCGCGCCCATCTCCATGCAGCTGGGCTGCGGGCAGCGCCTCAAGGTGGTGCCTCCGCTCACGGTGTCCCTCTCTCCTCTTCCCGGGTGCGCACAGTCTTCCTCTGCCACGGTGACAGGGGTGGTGCGGAGCGGTCCGGCCCTGGTGGATCGGGTGTGGTACCGGCTCAACGGTGGGCCCGAGGTGGTGCTGTGCCAGTCCTGCGGCACCGACCCCTCCTTCTCATTCACCGTGCCGCTGCAGGCCTGTGGCAACTCGGTGGAGGTGCTCGCCTTCACCGACGGCATGCCCGAGCCCGCCGTGGGCTACCAGCAGCTCATCTGGGATGATCCGGCGGACGGGCCCAGCTGCTCCGGCGCCTACTGCGTCAACCGCCCTCCCGTGGCCCGCTGCCGCAGCGCGACGCTGTCCGTGGGGCCGGCGTGCGGCCCCTTGAGTGCCTCTATCAACGATGGCTCGTTCGATCCGGACAGCGGGGACACGGTGACGTGCGTGCAGTCGCCCACGGGCCCCTACGGCGTGGGCTCTCGGCGGGTGACACTGACGTGCACGGACTCGACGGGGTTGTCCTCCTCGTGTGCGGCCCAGGTGACGATCCTGGATGGCACGGCTCCGGTCCTTCACTGCCCCGCCTCAGTGCCGACCTGCCCCGGTGAGAGCGGAACGGTGACGGGGGTGACGGCCACGGACAGCTGTGGGGCTGCACCGGCGGTGACGTGCTCCACCTCGGCGAGCCAGGTAACGTGCACCGCGACAGATGTTGCGGGCAACAGTGCCAGCTGCGCGTTCACGTGCGGAGGCGGCGGGGACGATGGCGGCGGCGGAGATGATGGCGGCGGTGGGGACGATGGTGGCGGGGGCACCGGGTGCATCGACGTCCAGCTGAATGACTTCAACCTCTTCGTGCTGGAGGACTACTCGGGCGGCCACGACGTCCAGGGGAAGGTGGCGGCTGGTGGCCACATCACGATGACCGACTTCGCCGTGGGCGCGGGAGTCTCGGACACGTCCATTGCCCAGACCCTGGTGGCGGGAGGCAACCTGAGCCTCTCCCGCGGTGGCGTCTGGGGCGATGCATGGCATGGCGGCAGCTACTCCGCCGATCCGTCCGTGAGCTTCAGCCGAGGGACGGTGTCCCAGGGCACGCCCATCGATTTCACGGCCCGAGGAGCCCAGCTGCGCAACCTGTCCTCCCGGCTGGCCGCGCTGCCGGCCAACGGCACGACGGTTCGCGAGAGCTGGGGCGGGGTCATGCTCAGCGGCACAGATCCGAACGTGAACGTGTTCGACGTGGATGCCAGCGCCTTCACGGGGGCCGTGTTGCTCTCCGTTCAAGCCCCCGCGAACTCCCTGGCGATCCTCAACATCCGAGGGGCGTCGGCTCGGTTCTCGGGCTTCGGGCACTCGTTCAGCGGCGGGATCGACCAGCACGGCGTGCTCTTCCACTTCGTGGATGCCACAGCGATCACGGCTCAGGGTTACGGCTTCTGGGGAACCGTGCTCGCGCCCCACGCGGCCGTGGACTTCAGCAACGGGAGCTTCGATGGCGGTATCTACGCCCGCTCGTTCACAGGCAGCGCCGAGGGCCACGTCAACGTCCTGTATGACCGCACCGTGTGTCCCTCGGCTCCGGTGAGTTCTCCGTAG
- a CDS encoding carboxypeptidase-like regulatory domain-containing protein, producing the protein MMKLVRIAVIMAAVAAAIGVGLVLRSTSSFRSREFLGEPEPMPRPTSFRSEEFLISGRLPEGWSADEAPGQLAFSVSHAYESGWSTRAAAWVSVILDDPDRTLDSFRHPPRSYVPMPDVTDVTIDTRPALRVQIAAQRTYYVKNLREELLVIKFEERTPVEEIDEFLSHLRFFAPRALAPDARFKLHGQVGLLTGNCMPPIKCKPRGIQREVIVRGIGPDFPEAEIVARAMSDENGAFAFELPPGRYQLLAIADGNEWCSPRKSCGTSDVRIIDQDVETSVVIDEASH; encoded by the coding sequence ATGATGAAGCTCGTGAGGATCGCGGTCATCATGGCCGCAGTGGCTGCCGCCATCGGAGTCGGACTCGTGCTGAGGTCCACTTCCTCCTTCCGTTCCAGGGAGTTCCTCGGCGAGCCCGAGCCCATGCCGAGACCCACGTCTTTCCGTTCCGAGGAGTTCCTCATCTCCGGACGCCTACCCGAGGGGTGGAGCGCCGATGAGGCTCCGGGTCAGCTCGCGTTCTCGGTCTCACACGCGTACGAATCTGGGTGGTCGACGCGGGCCGCAGCGTGGGTGAGCGTCATTCTCGACGATCCGGACCGCACGCTCGATTCGTTCCGACACCCACCGCGTTCTTATGTACCGATGCCTGATGTGACCGACGTCACGATCGATACGCGACCCGCCTTGAGAGTGCAGATTGCGGCGCAGCGCACCTACTACGTGAAGAACCTCCGTGAGGAACTGCTCGTGATCAAGTTCGAGGAGCGGACTCCTGTCGAAGAGATCGACGAGTTCCTGTCGCACCTGCGCTTCTTCGCACCGCGTGCGCTCGCCCCCGATGCCCGGTTCAAGCTGCACGGCCAGGTGGGTCTGCTCACCGGCAACTGCATGCCGCCGATCAAGTGCAAGCCTCGCGGGATTCAGCGCGAGGTCATCGTTCGCGGGATCGGGCCAGACTTCCCCGAGGCTGAAATCGTTGCGCGAGCGATGTCCGATGAAAACGGAGCCTTCGCGTTCGAACTCCCGCCCGGTCGCTATCAACTCCTCGCGATCGCGGACGGAAATGAGTGGTGCTCGCCGAGGAAGTCGTGTGGAACGAGCGATGTGCGGATCATCGACCAGGATGTCGAGACGTCGGTGGTCATCGACGAAGCGAGCCACTGA
- a CDS encoding LLM class flavin-dependent oxidoreductase — protein sequence MKIDMFCEMIKPKEFFGEGQEHTLFLETLAQAQLADELGYGCWWQVEHHAAPQFSYSSAPELMLTAIARSTRQMRVGHSAVLAPVRINHPLRIAERAAFLDHLSEGRLELGLARASVPEWRVFGIEPDDARRQLQQAFEMIPKMWTQERFSWSSPDFTIKDATVVPKPVQKPHPRLWQAAVTPSGFAQAGRNGVGVLLTTIATPIEAVVEMLGVYRGEIQRCQPVGETVNDQVALFTFVHCAETEREAIEHGAAAAAAWYINMVFTFFEAREVMTRTIDEMAAAVSRDPDSPLAAYARLAAQKAALPKSPLTSMLDRMMAGEPVSNEEVYETLTADAAVIIGDVASCRKKMQRYQDVGIDRLMCFQQLGHLPHEHIMKSIRLVGEHLIPVFDPK from the coding sequence ATGAAGATCGATATGTTCTGCGAGATGATCAAGCCGAAGGAGTTCTTCGGGGAAGGTCAGGAGCACACGCTGTTCCTCGAGACGCTCGCCCAGGCGCAGCTCGCGGACGAGCTCGGTTACGGTTGCTGGTGGCAGGTCGAGCACCACGCCGCGCCCCAGTTCAGCTACAGCTCGGCTCCAGAGCTGATGCTCACCGCGATCGCGCGTTCGACGCGGCAGATGCGTGTCGGGCACTCGGCCGTGCTCGCGCCCGTCAGGATCAACCACCCGCTTCGGATCGCCGAGCGAGCGGCGTTTCTCGATCACCTCAGCGAAGGCCGGCTCGAGCTGGGCCTCGCGCGCGCGTCGGTTCCCGAGTGGCGCGTGTTCGGCATCGAGCCCGACGACGCTCGCCGGCAACTGCAGCAGGCCTTCGAGATGATCCCGAAGATGTGGACGCAGGAGCGTTTCTCGTGGAGCAGCCCTGACTTTACAATCAAGGACGCCACGGTGGTTCCCAAGCCGGTGCAGAAGCCCCACCCGCGGCTGTGGCAGGCGGCCGTCACGCCCAGCGGTTTCGCGCAGGCCGGACGCAACGGAGTGGGCGTGCTGCTCACCACGATAGCGACGCCGATCGAAGCGGTCGTGGAGATGCTCGGGGTGTATCGCGGAGAGATCCAGCGCTGCCAGCCGGTGGGCGAGACCGTCAACGATCAGGTCGCGCTGTTCACGTTCGTGCACTGCGCGGAGACCGAGCGCGAGGCCATCGAGCATGGCGCGGCGGCGGCGGCGGCTTGGTACATCAATATGGTCTTCACATTCTTCGAGGCACGCGAAGTCATGACGCGCACGATCGACGAGATGGCGGCGGCGGTCAGTCGAGACCCGGACAGCCCGCTCGCCGCGTATGCGCGGCTCGCCGCGCAGAAGGCCGCCCTGCCCAAGAGCCCCCTGACGTCGATGCTCGATCGGATGATGGCGGGCGAGCCGGTCTCGAACGAAGAGGTGTACGAGACCCTCACCGCCGACGCCGCGGTGATCATCGGCGATGTCGCGTCGTGCCGTAAGAAGATGCAGCGCTACCAGGACGTCGGTATCGACCGCCTGATGTGCTTCCAACAACTCGGTCACCTGCCCCACGAGCACATCATGAAGAGCATCCGGCTTGTCGGAGAGCACCTGATCCCAGTGTTCGATCCGAAGTGA
- a CDS encoding ankyrin repeat domain-containing protein codes for MTQPDKLTEVFEKLHGPAGLESRLQERNETPLIWAVSEGYHDIALTLIEAGADLNAQNTDGNTALLRAACENRAELASVLIKVGAKLDVQNNDGYSALILARRRGNREIVDSLQAAGADPSLVTRLGTTFDNPGDSRKTSLEGRRDAVLEKKIIDAISKCRDGRMAGRELEKYVNLNPEDRFVPTSVLRRAYVRYDGSHNPSAPNYVLLDDDMELGIVSSAVPEIARAVSSLLSRSLEDARNDREGHLPAAVVRRVQLEIISPYGVAHIWGVTGHRFVLSRRVSPDRSELLATILVGRSKDTVFFFTGRYNNLRHSTIRETVDFDQPDGDDPAHKWFDRFAFPEISRFKPKGYHHIANFVVCKEERGRKLAQFVLDKIVEKYARDHLDKHQRAVEHSQHLLCGKGFWQIGDPPWLPRMEKLGFRLRLGAESFFIEHDWARLPAIFDRKTGEPISNVAYNKFYGLPQRYQSWKPTGDTSESLLDRVPEVIRLSQDPKAKLQYFQAMFDFV; via the coding sequence ATGACCCAGCCAGACAAGCTCACCGAGGTTTTCGAGAAACTGCACGGGCCCGCTGGGCTGGAGTCGCGGCTCCAAGAGCGCAACGAGACGCCTCTGATCTGGGCCGTGAGCGAGGGGTATCACGACATCGCGCTGACCTTGATCGAGGCCGGTGCCGACCTGAACGCGCAGAACACCGACGGCAACACGGCGTTGCTCCGGGCCGCCTGCGAGAATCGCGCGGAGCTCGCCAGCGTCTTGATCAAGGTGGGCGCGAAGCTCGACGTCCAGAACAACGACGGGTACTCCGCGCTCATCCTCGCGCGGCGCCGGGGCAACAGGGAGATCGTCGACAGCTTGCAGGCGGCAGGAGCGGATCCGAGCCTGGTCACGCGACTCGGGACGACCTTCGACAACCCGGGCGATTCGCGGAAGACTTCGCTCGAGGGCCGCCGCGATGCGGTTCTGGAGAAGAAGATCATCGACGCCATCTCGAAGTGCCGCGACGGAAGGATGGCGGGCAGGGAGCTCGAAAAGTACGTCAACCTGAATCCCGAGGACCGGTTCGTACCGACCTCCGTCCTTCGCCGCGCCTACGTCCGCTACGACGGGTCCCACAATCCCTCGGCGCCCAATTACGTGCTCCTCGACGATGACATGGAGCTCGGCATCGTCTCGAGCGCCGTTCCCGAAATCGCGCGCGCAGTCTCCTCGCTGCTCAGCCGCTCACTCGAGGACGCGCGCAACGACCGCGAGGGCCATTTGCCCGCGGCGGTCGTCAGGCGCGTGCAACTCGAGATCATCTCGCCGTACGGCGTCGCGCATATCTGGGGCGTCACGGGCCATCGGTTCGTGCTGTCGCGGCGCGTGAGTCCCGATCGAAGCGAGCTCCTCGCGACCATCCTCGTCGGACGGAGCAAGGACACGGTGTTCTTCTTCACCGGCCGTTACAACAATCTGAGGCACTCGACGATCCGCGAGACCGTCGACTTCGACCAGCCCGACGGCGACGATCCCGCGCACAAGTGGTTCGACAGGTTCGCCTTCCCCGAGATCAGTCGCTTCAAACCGAAGGGCTACCACCACATCGCGAACTTCGTTGTCTGCAAGGAGGAGCGCGGGCGCAAGCTCGCCCAGTTCGTGCTCGACAAGATCGTGGAGAAGTACGCTCGCGACCACCTCGACAAGCACCAGCGCGCCGTCGAGCACTCGCAGCACCTGCTGTGCGGTAAGGGCTTCTGGCAGATCGGCGACCCGCCCTGGCTCCCGCGCATGGAGAAGCTCGGCTTCCGCCTGCGGTTGGGCGCCGAGAGCTTCTTCATCGAGCACGACTGGGCCCGCTTGCCCGCGATCTTCGACCGAAAGACCGGCGAGCCGATCTCCAACGTGGCCTACAACAAGTTCTACGGGCTCCCGCAGCGATATCAGAGCTGGAAGCCGACGGGAGACACCTCCGAGTCCCTTCTCGATCGGGTGCCCGAGGTGATCCGGCTGTCGCAGGACCCCAAGGCCAAACTGCAATACTTCCAAGCCATGTTCGACTTCGTATGA
- a CDS encoding MFS transporter — protein MAQPDASAVTLEATAVRPMTAEEKRVIFASSLGTVFEWYDFYLYGSLSAIIAKQFFSGVNPTAAFIFALLAFAAGFAVRPFGALVFGRLGDLVGRKYTFLVTILIMGISTFIVGLLPGYNTIGIIAPIILIVLRLLQGLALGGEYGGAATYVAEHSPNGKRGRYTAWIQTTATLGLFLSLLVILGCRMAMSTEAFESWGWRIPFLISVLLLGVSIWIRLMLSESPAFQRMKAEGKTSKAPLREAFAVWANLKIVLLALFGVVAGQAVVWYTGQFYALFFLTQTLKVDAQAANLMIAASLLLATPFFVIFGALSDRIGRKPIIMVGLALAIITYFPIFKAITHFANPALEEAITNAPVVVSADPNECSFQFNPVGTSSFSTSCDIAKSALVKRGIPYSNEAIPAGQQATVRVGETTIASYTAAATGKTEVSLGHGPSAPHAPSAAVDAKSEAARFDKELNAAIQAAGYPLKADPNRVNHVPVILLLMVLVIYVTMVYGPIAAMLVEMFPTRIRYTSMSLPYHIGNGWFGGFLPTTAFAIVAATGDIYSGLWYPIVIAVLTLVIGLLFVRETKDSAIYHTH, from the coding sequence ATGGCTCAACCTGACGCTTCGGCCGTGACCCTGGAAGCCACCGCAGTCCGCCCCATGACCGCCGAGGAGAAGCGCGTCATCTTCGCCTCGTCGCTGGGCACCGTGTTCGAGTGGTACGACTTCTATCTGTACGGCTCGCTCAGCGCGATCATCGCCAAGCAGTTCTTCTCCGGCGTGAACCCCACGGCGGCCTTCATCTTCGCCCTGCTCGCGTTCGCGGCGGGCTTCGCGGTGCGGCCCTTCGGCGCACTGGTGTTCGGGCGGCTCGGGGACCTGGTGGGCCGCAAGTACACCTTCCTCGTCACCATCCTCATCATGGGCATCTCGACGTTCATCGTCGGCCTGCTGCCTGGGTACAACACGATCGGCATCATCGCGCCCATCATCCTCATCGTGCTGCGGCTCCTGCAGGGGCTCGCGCTGGGCGGTGAGTACGGCGGGGCCGCCACCTACGTGGCCGAGCACTCTCCCAACGGCAAGCGCGGCCGCTACACGGCGTGGATCCAGACCACGGCCACGCTGGGCCTGTTCCTGTCACTGCTCGTCATCCTCGGCTGCCGCATGGCCATGAGCACCGAGGCGTTCGAGTCCTGGGGCTGGCGCATCCCCTTCCTCATCTCCGTGCTGCTGCTGGGCGTCTCCATCTGGATCCGCCTCATGCTCAGCGAGTCGCCCGCCTTCCAGCGCATGAAGGCCGAAGGCAAGACGTCCAAGGCCCCGCTGCGCGAGGCGTTCGCCGTGTGGGCCAACCTGAAGATCGTGTTGCTGGCGCTCTTTGGCGTCGTCGCCGGACAGGCGGTGGTCTGGTACACGGGCCAGTTCTACGCGCTGTTCTTCCTCACCCAGACGCTCAAGGTGGACGCGCAGGCGGCCAACCTGATGATCGCCGCGTCGCTGCTGCTCGCCACGCCCTTCTTCGTCATCTTCGGCGCGCTGTCGGACCGCATCGGCCGCAAGCCCATCATCATGGTGGGGCTGGCGTTGGCCATCATCACCTACTTCCCCATCTTCAAGGCCATCACCCACTTCGCCAACCCGGCGCTCGAGGAGGCCATCACGAACGCCCCCGTGGTGGTGAGCGCCGATCCCAACGAGTGCAGCTTCCAGTTCAACCCGGTGGGCACGTCGAGCTTCAGCACCTCGTGTGACATCGCCAAGTCCGCCCTCGTCAAGCGCGGCATCCCCTACTCCAACGAGGCGATCCCCGCCGGGCAGCAGGCCACGGTGCGCGTGGGCGAGACGACGATTGCCTCGTACACGGCAGCCGCCACGGGGAAGACCGAAGTGTCGCTCGGCCACGGGCCCTCGGCGCCCCACGCCCCGAGCGCCGCAGTGGATGCGAAGAGCGAGGCGGCTCGCTTCGACAAGGAGCTCAACGCGGCCATCCAGGCAGCGGGCTACCCGCTCAAGGCGGACCCCAACCGCGTGAACCACGTGCCGGTCATCCTGCTGCTCATGGTGTTGGTGATCTACGTCACCATGGTCTACGGCCCCATCGCTGCGATGCTCGTGGAGATGTTCCCGACGCGCATCCGCTACACGTCCATGTCATTGCCGTATCACATCGGCAACGGGTGGTTCGGCGGGTTCCTGCCCACCACCGCGTTCGCCATCGTGGCGGCCACGGGCGATATCTACTCGGGGCTCTGGTATCCCATCGTCATCGCAGTACTGACGCTCGTCATCGGGCTGTTGTTCGTGCGCGAGACGAAGGACAGCGCCATTTATCACACGCACTGA
- a CDS encoding T6SS immunity protein Tdi1 domain-containing protein, which produces MSFPLLVQVPPEEWHRLLADWSWLVPGTFSPMAATLFGDAFLVGNQGEVQFLDAVQGQLIPVTESEEAFQQQLQIGKWRELLRADLAEQLWAKGLCPREDECYGYRIPPILGGNVIPGNIQVFSRLVYMSTQGQLHRQFQGKTGPVR; this is translated from the coding sequence ATGTCCTTCCCCCTGCTGGTTCAGGTTCCCCCCGAGGAATGGCATCGGTTGCTCGCGGATTGGTCCTGGCTCGTCCCGGGGACCTTCTCGCCCATGGCCGCCACCCTGTTCGGGGATGCATTCCTTGTCGGGAACCAGGGAGAGGTGCAGTTCTTGGATGCGGTGCAAGGGCAGCTCATCCCCGTCACCGAGTCCGAAGAGGCGTTCCAGCAGCAGCTCCAGATCGGGAAATGGCGCGAGTTGCTGAGGGCGGACCTGGCCGAGCAGCTCTGGGCCAAGGGGCTTTGCCCCCGCGAGGACGAGTGCTACGGGTACCGCATTCCCCCCATCCTCGGGGGCAACGTCATTCCAGGGAACATTCAGGTGTTCTCCCGGCTCGTGTACATGTCCACCCAGGGCCAGCTTCATCGGCAATTCCAGGGGAAGACGGGACCGGTGAGGTGA